Proteins from a genomic interval of Luteibacter pinisoli:
- the grpE gene encoding nucleotide exchange factor GrpE — translation MQNNDPHATDPAQDSAADNSVNADLDALTARLAALESELSSARDTVLRERAEIENQRRRLQRDLDQARRFANEKLLGDLLPVYDGLALGLSNENADAKTLREGLAITLKQLEKVTSSNGLVLVDPLHQPFNPDHHQAISAVDSAEHAPNTVVAVVQKGFVLNDRLLRPALVAVVKDN, via the coding sequence ATGCAGAACAACGATCCCCACGCGACGGATCCGGCGCAGGACAGCGCCGCTGATAACAGCGTCAATGCGGACCTTGACGCGCTGACCGCCAGGCTGGCGGCCCTCGAATCCGAGCTGTCCAGTGCGCGCGATACCGTGCTGCGCGAGCGGGCGGAGATCGAAAACCAGCGTCGCCGCCTCCAGCGTGACCTGGACCAGGCCCGCCGCTTCGCCAACGAGAAGCTGCTGGGCGACCTGCTGCCGGTGTACGACGGCCTGGCCCTGGGCCTGTCCAACGAGAACGCCGACGCCAAGACGTTGCGCGAAGGCCTCGCGATCACCCTCAAGCAGCTGGAAAAGGTCACCTCGTCCAACGGGCTGGTGCTGGTCGATCCGCTGCACCAGCCGTTCAACCCGGACCACCACCAGGCGATCAGCGCGGTGGACTCGGCCGAACACGCACCGAACACCGTCGTGGCCGTGGTCCAGAAGGGCTTCGTACTGAACGACCGTCTGCTGCGACCGGCGCTCGTCGCCGTCGTCAAGGACAACTGA
- the hrcA gene encoding heat-inducible transcriptional repressor HrcA translates to MNPFSGQDIDARARRLLRTLISQYLSDGEPVGSRTLAKSSGLEVSPATIRNIMADLEEAGLVASPHTSAGRIPTPRGLRLFVDSLLELKPLPRDDMARLQGGLPPHQTTTRDLLGNVSNLLSAMTHFAGVVSVPRQGDFPLRHIDFVNLPDARVLVILVFSDNQVQNRVVQLSRPIEGRDLEQAANYLNAHFAGFRLADIRAHLAAELREAGGELNRLLASAVELATASFGDEGTDDVLVSGQTNLMGYSELADIDRLRDLFDAFQQKRELLQLMENCVKAPGVRLFIGEESGFSALDGCSIVTATYGTSGRMLGAIGVIGPTRMAYERVIPVVQATAGLLSDALNRAVATS, encoded by the coding sequence ATGAATCCGTTTTCTGGCCAAGACATTGATGCTCGCGCGCGCCGGCTGTTGCGTACCCTGATTTCCCAGTACCTGTCAGACGGCGAGCCCGTCGGCTCACGCACCCTGGCGAAGTCCTCTGGCCTGGAAGTCAGCCCGGCGACCATCCGCAACATCATGGCCGACCTCGAAGAGGCGGGCCTGGTGGCGTCCCCCCACACCTCGGCGGGGCGTATCCCGACGCCGCGAGGGCTGCGCCTGTTCGTGGACAGCCTGCTCGAGCTGAAGCCGTTGCCGCGCGACGACATGGCGCGCCTGCAGGGCGGCCTGCCGCCGCACCAGACGACCACGCGCGACCTGCTGGGCAATGTCTCGAACCTGCTCTCGGCCATGACCCACTTCGCCGGCGTGGTCAGCGTCCCGCGCCAGGGCGACTTCCCCCTGCGCCATATCGATTTCGTGAACCTGCCGGATGCCCGGGTCCTCGTCATCCTGGTGTTCTCGGATAACCAGGTGCAGAACCGCGTGGTCCAGCTGTCCCGGCCCATCGAGGGCCGCGACCTTGAGCAGGCCGCCAATTACCTGAATGCCCATTTCGCCGGGTTCCGCCTGGCGGATATCCGTGCCCACCTGGCCGCGGAACTGCGCGAAGCCGGCGGTGAACTGAACCGCCTGCTCGCCAGCGCCGTGGAGCTGGCCACCGCCTCCTTCGGTGACGAAGGGACGGACGATGTCCTGGTCAGCGGCCAGACCAACCTGATGGGCTATTCCGAGCTCGCCGATATCGACCGCCTGCGCGACCTGTTCGACGCCTTCCAGCAGAAGCGCGAGCTTCTCCAGCTGATGGAAAACTGCGTCAAGGCACCGGGCGTGCGCCTGTTTATCGGCGAGGAATCGGGCTTTTCGGCCCTGGACGGTTGCAGCATCGTCACGGCCACCTACGGCACCAGCGGGCGGATGCTCGGCGCGATCGGAGTTATTGGACCGACGCGTATGGCATATGAACGGGTCATCCCCGTGGTACAAGCCACGGCCGGATTGCTCAGCGATGCCTTGAATCGCGCCGTAGCGACCTCATAA
- the recN gene encoding DNA repair protein RecN, which produces MLTSLYVRQFAVVEEAEVAFGPGLTVVSGETGAGKSLLVDALMLLAGARADSGMVRAGSDRAELAAEFDLAGLPEALGWLREEALDDGETCQLRRVIRAEGSSRGWINGRPASLAQMSALAALIVEIHGQHEHQALLSRQHQMALLDAFAGNEEAQARVRDLAKAWRDAVAKIRTLSGGDDRERQIELLAHELEELDRWALAPAALDDLEAQHRRLANAGRLAEGANGVVELLDGESEFAIGRALLRAHAELSRLAELDATLTPTLELLDSAQIQVGEAVDGLSRYAQDVELDPERLAEVDTHLTHLHDLSRRYRLPIGELTAKAEELRERLTELEGAGDALERLGRERDRLRGDYDTAAAALSKARAEAAARLGSSVATLMGELGMAGGRLEVSLEPADGDDPDPQGRERCELLVSANPGQPPRPLRKVASGGELARISLAIEVATLGNDNIGCMIFDEVDTGIGGAVAEVVGQKLRALGERVQVMCVTHLPQVAAQGHNHLRVAKESDGESTRTRIQALDASGRREEISRMLGGVEITKETRAHAKKMLDRAQG; this is translated from the coding sequence ATGCTCACCTCGCTCTACGTCCGCCAGTTTGCCGTCGTTGAAGAAGCCGAGGTGGCCTTTGGCCCCGGGCTGACCGTGGTCAGTGGCGAAACCGGCGCGGGCAAGTCCCTGCTGGTGGACGCTTTAATGCTCCTGGCCGGCGCACGTGCCGATAGCGGCATGGTCCGCGCCGGCAGCGACCGCGCCGAGCTGGCCGCCGAATTCGACCTGGCCGGCCTGCCCGAAGCCCTGGGCTGGCTGCGTGAAGAAGCCCTGGACGACGGCGAGACCTGCCAGCTGCGCCGGGTGATCCGCGCCGAGGGCAGCTCGCGTGGCTGGATCAACGGCCGCCCGGCCTCCCTGGCGCAGATGTCCGCGCTGGCCGCGCTGATCGTGGAGATCCACGGCCAGCACGAGCACCAGGCCCTGCTTTCCCGCCAGCACCAGATGGCCCTGCTCGACGCCTTCGCCGGCAACGAGGAGGCCCAGGCCCGTGTTCGCGACCTGGCGAAAGCCTGGCGCGACGCGGTGGCGAAGATTCGCACGCTGTCCGGCGGTGACGACCGCGAGCGCCAGATCGAGCTGCTCGCCCACGAGCTGGAAGAACTGGACCGCTGGGCCCTCGCCCCGGCCGCGCTGGACGACCTCGAGGCCCAGCATCGTCGCCTCGCCAACGCCGGCCGGCTGGCCGAAGGCGCCAACGGCGTTGTCGAGCTGCTGGATGGCGAAAGCGAATTCGCCATCGGCCGCGCCTTGCTCCGCGCCCACGCCGAGCTTTCCCGCCTGGCCGAGCTGGACGCCACGCTCACCCCCACGCTGGAACTGCTCGACAGCGCGCAGATCCAGGTCGGCGAAGCCGTCGACGGCCTCAGCCGCTACGCGCAGGACGTGGAGCTCGACCCGGAACGCCTGGCCGAGGTGGACACCCACCTGACCCACCTGCACGACCTCTCCCGCCGTTACCGCCTGCCGATCGGCGAGCTCACCGCGAAGGCCGAGGAACTGCGCGAGCGCCTCACCGAACTGGAAGGTGCCGGCGATGCGCTGGAGCGCCTCGGCCGCGAACGCGACCGCCTGCGCGGCGATTACGACACCGCCGCCGCGGCGCTTTCGAAGGCACGCGCGGAAGCCGCCGCACGCCTCGGCTCGTCCGTCGCGACGCTAATGGGCGAGCTGGGCATGGCCGGCGGCCGCCTTGAGGTATCCCTCGAACCTGCCGACGGCGACGACCCGGATCCGCAGGGTCGCGAGCGTTGCGAACTGCTGGTCAGCGCCAACCCCGGCCAGCCGCCGCGCCCGCTGCGCAAGGTGGCCTCAGGCGGCGAACTGGCACGCATCAGCCTGGCCATTGAAGTGGCCACGCTGGGCAACGACAACATCGGCTGCATGATCTTCGACGAAGTGGACACCGGCATCGGCGGCGCCGTGGCCGAAGTGGTCGGACAGAAGCTGCGCGCCCTCGGCGAGCGCGTGCAGGTGATGTGCGTGACCCACCTGCCCCAGGTGGCGGCGCAGGGTCACAACCACCTGCGCGTGGCGAAGGAAAGCGACGGCGAATCCACCCGCACCCGCATCCAGGCCCTCGACGCCAGCGGCCGTCGCGAAGAAATCTCGCGCATGCTCGGTGGCGTGGAGATCACCAAGGAAACCCGCGCCCACGCCAAGAAGATGCTCGACCGCGCCCAGGGCTAG
- a CDS encoding response regulator transcription factor, which yields MPRIVLVDDHAIVREGFKRLIQLEPDLDVVAEARNADEAVDAVTQHRPDLVAVDLSLPDGSGLPLIEHLGSIEPNMRIVVLSMHDGEPYVSEAMRRGARGYVTKGVAPEELVAALRAVLAGDQYLSSDLRERRSSRSSQDLDPFSRLTAREREVFLLLAAGRAPKQVAAELGIGQKTIYIHRAAVMNKLNAGSELDLYRMAQERGLIRT from the coding sequence ATGCCAAGAATCGTCCTAGTAGATGACCACGCCATCGTCCGTGAAGGGTTCAAGCGGCTGATCCAGCTGGAACCTGATCTGGACGTGGTCGCCGAAGCCCGCAATGCCGATGAAGCCGTGGACGCTGTCACGCAGCACCGCCCGGACCTGGTCGCGGTGGATCTTTCGTTGCCGGACGGCAGCGGCCTTCCGCTGATCGAGCACCTGGGCAGCATCGAGCCGAACATGCGGATCGTCGTGCTGAGCATGCACGACGGCGAGCCCTACGTTTCCGAAGCCATGCGCCGCGGTGCCCGCGGTTACGTGACCAAGGGCGTGGCGCCGGAAGAGCTGGTGGCGGCCTTGCGTGCCGTGCTGGCCGGTGACCAGTACCTGAGTTCGGACCTGCGCGAGCGGCGTTCGAGCCGGTCGTCGCAGGACCTGGATCCCTTCAGCCGCCTGACCGCGCGCGAGCGCGAGGTGTTCCTGTTGCTGGCGGCCGGCCGCGCACCGAAGCAGGTGGCGGCGGAGCTGGGGATTGGGCAGAAGACGATTTACATCCACCGGGCGGCGGTGATGAACAAGCTTAATGCCGGGTCGGAGCTGGACCTTTATCGGATGGCGCAGGAGCGGGGGTTGATCCGCACCTAG
- a CDS encoding MASE1 domain-containing sensor histidine kinase has protein sequence MRLRSLFRFAGPLIAIAYALAWVLLWPTEQPYWVLPFGLRFGALLLTRTRDWFWILGGEIAASAFCEWRSGLPIGGAGFVLGDTPEPLMVGACLWLLRRAHLHASLNTPEDVARLLLSAMVTATVATAGNAAMMASLHPAAPVEMLGTTFGSDLLGNYLGVLLVVPVMVLVFRERPTQTALAELLLDGLLVMLPSLAILVTLAEYSPQPQFARVLSLAPVLFFAFRHGWRGAGLAMLITSVGLNVTEDMIGRGAPTAAAHLFLAVAGTGTLMLGAATDALRRSSERVAQQNTHLAAANQRLDQLARQLRDAARGNLQAEENLRRHMAAELHDELGQNLTAIQTHLKLAQNRLGDAGLDDIGSAVNGILGHMRRALHKMLDSLRPSVLDEFGLLRALDEGPIRDMLTAAGIHYVTDLRGEPRLLDDDTLTAIYRVVQESATNVVRHSGAKELRLRLRIGIRDSGPVAVLDIRDDGHGLPSTPRPVRTDGGGRGLQGMSDRITALGGLFRIVPEPIGLHLRVLLRSTSIGTSIGNFPIPGS, from the coding sequence ATGCGCCTTCGCTCCCTCTTCCGCTTCGCCGGACCCCTGATTGCCATTGCCTATGCGCTGGCGTGGGTGCTGCTCTGGCCGACCGAGCAACCCTACTGGGTGCTCCCGTTCGGCCTGCGTTTTGGCGCGCTGCTGCTGACCCGTACCCGCGACTGGTTCTGGATCCTCGGTGGTGAAATCGCCGCCAGCGCGTTCTGCGAATGGCGCAGCGGCCTGCCGATCGGGGGCGCCGGCTTCGTCCTGGGCGATACCCCCGAGCCGCTGATGGTCGGCGCCTGCCTGTGGTTGCTGCGCCGGGCGCACCTCCACGCCAGCCTGAATACCCCCGAAGACGTCGCCCGCCTGCTGCTCTCGGCCATGGTCACCGCCACGGTGGCCACCGCGGGCAACGCCGCGATGATGGCCTCGCTGCATCCAGCCGCCCCGGTGGAGATGCTCGGCACAACCTTCGGCAGCGACCTGCTCGGCAATTACCTCGGCGTGCTGCTCGTCGTCCCGGTGATGGTGCTGGTGTTTCGCGAGCGACCGACGCAGACCGCACTGGCCGAACTGCTGCTGGACGGCCTGCTGGTGATGCTGCCGTCGCTGGCCATCCTGGTGACCCTGGCCGAGTATTCGCCCCAGCCGCAGTTCGCCCGCGTGCTCTCGCTGGCCCCGGTGCTGTTCTTCGCCTTCCGCCACGGCTGGCGTGGCGCCGGCCTGGCCATGCTGATCACCAGCGTGGGCCTGAACGTCACCGAGGACATGATCGGCCGCGGCGCGCCCACGGCGGCCGCCCACCTGTTCCTCGCCGTGGCCGGTACCGGCACGCTGATGCTGGGCGCGGCCACCGACGCCCTGCGCCGCAGCAGCGAACGGGTGGCCCAGCAGAACACCCACCTGGCCGCCGCCAACCAGCGCCTGGACCAGTTGGCCCGGCAGCTGCGCGACGCCGCCCGCGGCAACCTCCAGGCCGAAGAAAACCTGCGCCGACACATGGCCGCCGAGCTCCACGACGAGCTGGGCCAGAACCTCACCGCCATCCAGACCCACCTGAAGCTGGCCCAGAACCGCCTGGGAGACGCCGGCCTGGACGACATCGGCAGCGCCGTGAACGGCATCCTCGGCCACATGCGCCGGGCCCTGCATAAGATGCTGGACAGCCTGCGCCCCTCGGTGCTGGACGAATTCGGCCTGCTGCGCGCCCTGGACGAGGGCCCGATCCGGGACATGCTCACGGCCGCCGGCATCCACTACGTGACCGACCTGCGCGGCGAGCCCCGCCTGCTGGACGATGACACCCTGACGGCCATCTATCGCGTGGTGCAGGAAAGTGCGACCAACGTGGTCCGCCACTCCGGCGCCAAGGAATTGCGACTGCGCCTGCGCATCGGCATCCGCGATAGCGGCCCGGTGGCTGTCCTGGACATTCGTGACGACGGCCATGGCCTGCCCTCCACCCCGCGCCCGGTCCGCACCGACGGTGGTGGCCGGGGCCTGCAGGGGATGAGCGACCGGATCACCGCCCTGGGCGGCCTGTTCCGGATCGTTCCGGAGCCCATCGGACTGCACCTGCGCGTGCTGCTTCGCAGCACAAGTATCGGAACTAGCATAGGAAATTTTCCGATACCGGGTTCGTGA
- the fur gene encoding ferric iron uptake transcriptional regulator yields MDQETQELRKAGLKVTHPRMRILQVFEEAEERHLTAEDIYKRLLAHQEDIGLATVYRVLTQFEAAGIVMKHNFEGGQAVYELDRGKHHDHMIDVDSGKVIEFISEEIERLQHEIAERHGYVIEDHSLVLYVRPKKKGR; encoded by the coding sequence ATGGACCAGGAAACCCAAGAGCTCCGCAAAGCGGGCCTTAAAGTCACCCATCCGCGCATGCGGATCCTGCAGGTCTTCGAGGAGGCGGAAGAGCGCCACCTCACGGCCGAAGACATCTACAAGCGCCTGCTAGCGCACCAGGAAGACATTGGGCTTGCCACCGTGTATCGGGTGCTGACCCAGTTCGAGGCGGCCGGCATCGTGATGAAGCACAACTTCGAAGGCGGGCAGGCCGTCTACGAGCTGGACCGTGGCAAGCATCATGACCACATGATCGACGTTGACAGCGGAAAGGTCATCGAGTTCATAAGTGAGGAGATCGAGCGCCTCCAGCACGAGATCGCCGAGCGGCATGGCTACGTCATCGAGGACCATAGCCTGGTCCTGTATGTGCGGCCCAAGAAGAAAGGGCGCTAA
- a CDS encoding outer membrane protein assembly factor BamE, producing the protein MQKQLIRTLGLVLLATAVSGCALVYTPDVQQGNLLDKKNVDQLQPGMTKRQVLVLLGTPSVISPFDNDRWDYVSTFSHRGKPMTTRTLTLSFNNDTLVRTEGDFFKQDAQQLLEDSKKYKSNPIEDAKGDKNTSANDKKDDGGIFGGGSSDDDKK; encoded by the coding sequence ATGCAAAAGCAGCTCATCCGCACGCTGGGTTTGGTCCTTCTGGCAACGGCCGTCTCCGGCTGTGCCCTCGTCTATACCCCCGACGTGCAGCAGGGCAACCTGCTCGACAAGAAGAACGTCGACCAGCTGCAGCCCGGCATGACGAAGCGTCAGGTCCTGGTCCTGTTGGGTACGCCCTCGGTCATCTCGCCCTTCGATAACGACCGCTGGGACTATGTCTCGACGTTCTCGCATCGTGGCAAGCCGATGACCACGCGCACCCTGACGCTTTCCTTCAATAACGACACCCTGGTCCGCACCGAGGGCGACTTCTTCAAGCAGGATGCCCAGCAGCTGCTGGAAGACTCGAAGAAGTACAAGTCCAACCCGATTGAAGACGCCAAGGGTGACAAGAACACCAGCGCCAACGACAAGAAGGACGACGGTGGCATCTTCGGCGGCGGCTCGTCGGACGACGACAAGAAGTAA
- a CDS encoding RnfH family protein, whose product MAELSVEVAYAGPEGQAVVALAVRQGTTAWQAVELAMPRLPAGLQATPLRVGIFGKKVEPGHVLGQGDRVELYRPLTLDPMEARRRRAGK is encoded by the coding sequence ATGGCTGAGCTGTCCGTCGAGGTGGCGTATGCCGGGCCGGAGGGCCAGGCCGTGGTCGCGCTGGCCGTGCGCCAGGGGACGACGGCGTGGCAGGCCGTGGAGCTGGCGATGCCGCGGCTGCCGGCGGGCCTTCAGGCCACCCCGCTGCGCGTGGGCATCTTTGGGAAGAAGGTCGAGCCCGGCCACGTGCTGGGGCAGGGCGACCGGGTGGAGCTTTACCGCCCCCTGACGCTGGATCCGATGGAAGCCAGGCGCCGGAGGGCAGGTAAGTAG
- a CDS encoding type II toxin-antitoxin system RatA family toxin → MIEIRRSAIVPFTPAQMFDLVNDVEAYPKRFGWCAAASIIEREGDVLVARLDLKFAGMKQDFTTRNTMERPERLTMNFVEGPFRSLDGVFTFQALGDVGCKIALALDFDYAGLGGSVLKMGFQQLANKMVDDFCDEARRQYG, encoded by the coding sequence GTGATTGAAATCCGCCGCAGTGCGATCGTGCCTTTCACGCCCGCGCAGATGTTCGACCTGGTCAATGACGTTGAAGCATACCCAAAGCGCTTCGGCTGGTGTGCCGCCGCCTCGATCATCGAGCGCGAAGGCGATGTGCTCGTGGCCCGGCTGGACCTGAAGTTCGCCGGGATGAAGCAGGACTTCACCACCCGCAACACCATGGAGCGCCCCGAGCGGCTCACCATGAACTTCGTCGAAGGCCCGTTCCGCTCGCTGGACGGCGTCTTTACCTTCCAGGCCCTGGGCGATGTCGGCTGCAAGATCGCCCTGGCCCTGGATTTCGACTACGCCGGCCTTGGCGGCTCGGTGCTGAAGATGGGTTTCCAGCAGCTCGCAAACAAGATGGTGGACGACTTCTGCGACGAGGCGCGCCGCCAGTATGGCTGA
- the smpB gene encoding SsrA-binding protein SmpB: MAKAKAKDTEKEGGGTIALNKRARHEYHIDQRFECGMALEGWELKALRAGRVNFGEGSYAIIQHGEVFLVGTQIPPLISASTHVVANDRRTRKLLLHREEIDRLIGAVERKGYTLVPTALYWKANKVKCEIGLAKGKQEHDKRNSDKEREWAIDKQRVMRSHNRMG, from the coding sequence ATGGCAAAAGCGAAGGCAAAGGACACGGAAAAGGAAGGCGGCGGCACCATCGCGCTGAACAAGCGCGCGCGCCACGAATACCACATTGACCAGCGCTTCGAGTGCGGCATGGCCCTGGAAGGCTGGGAGCTGAAAGCCCTGCGCGCCGGCCGCGTCAACTTCGGCGAAGGCAGCTACGCGATCATCCAGCACGGTGAGGTGTTTCTTGTAGGCACCCAGATCCCGCCGCTGATCAGCGCCTCCACCCACGTGGTGGCCAACGACCGCCGCACCCGCAAGCTGCTCCTGCACCGCGAAGAGATCGACCGCCTCATCGGCGCCGTCGAGCGCAAGGGCTACACCCTCGTCCCCACCGCCCTCTACTGGAAGGCGAACAAGGTGAAGTGCGAGATCGGCCTGGCCAAGGGCAAGCAGGAACACGACAAGCGCAACTCCGACAAGGAGCGCGAGTGGGCTATCGATAAGCAGCGGGTGATGCGTAGCCATAACCGCATGGGTTAA
- a CDS encoding SMI1/KNR4 family protein: MKLMIEKADIRLDDEMIAAVQSSLSVQFARAFVMFVKDHDGVVPPNNSFRISSKNHSGVTQFIALSDISRQAEFLSPSVTRAFFPFAFAEGGNFVCMARSDDAAVYFYDHEIDGMAALTRIAKSFEEFMGALELFDVASVVLAPGQVISVWIDPDFLSDLKS, translated from the coding sequence ATGAAATTGATGATCGAAAAGGCTGACATCCGTCTCGACGATGAGATGATCGCAGCGGTGCAGTCCTCGCTATCGGTTCAATTTGCGCGGGCCTTTGTCATGTTCGTCAAGGACCACGACGGCGTCGTGCCACCGAACAACTCATTTCGCATTTCCAGCAAAAATCATTCGGGGGTTACCCAGTTCATCGCCTTAAGCGACATATCTAGACAAGCCGAGTTCCTGTCGCCGAGCGTCACAAGAGCGTTCTTCCCTTTTGCGTTCGCGGAGGGCGGAAATTTTGTTTGTATGGCGCGGTCAGATGATGCCGCCGTCTATTTCTATGATCATGAAATAGACGGGATGGCTGCTCTCACTAGGATCGCCAAGTCTTTTGAGGAGTTCATGGGCGCACTGGAGCTGTTTGACGTCGCGTCGGTTGTACTCGCGCCAGGGCAGGTCATATCGGTTTGGATTGATCCGGACTTCCTGAGCGACCTTAAGTCTTAG
- a CDS encoding YadA family autotransporter adhesin — protein sequence MNRISTSRVRPVLGARRTLVAAVVLALACGSVQAAAPLTTAPRLGPSQRVLSAADVTTSGYFASNGAGDGSDDAYADGYHSVAVGANALASSDDATAIGSGAVAFDTGSTAVGTGAIAQGAGSLALGQSANTAGDYASAIGFGASASGTNAMAMGTGATAGNAGTIAIGGVAVDSGGTPISDQVTTAAGNLAMAFGASAQAQGDEAVAIGALSGSYGFGSLSVGSEAAAMADNATAIGTAASATGESSTAIGGPSQIFPGLYDLTQATGFESTAIGAAAMALNDGATAIGGHSRAEGNASIAIGTYSYAQEANNTAIGYNAAATGVNSIAIGGDDRSSTWAYGTNSVAIGDLAMAKGDESVALGHFASVGFDGANSVALGMNSATDEVGVVTVGSDGTMTNRYGEKIPAFTRRITNVGAGVGATDAVNVGQLEAAIGQVSVGDSAVNAAFASAFGGGAQMGLTGFVPPAYAIQGTSYSNAGDAFAAVDGVLDSALRGIADIRNQMGSLPGGGSPGSGPQVPSGSGNGLAVGDNSMATDPRDTAVGHHATIGADGSVAVGSNATVSAAATNAVAVGADTSVTAASATAIGQGASATAQNSVALGAGSVADQANTVSVGAAGNQRRVVNVAAGTAPTDAANVSQVDQALATAKSYADTGDQQTLARANAYTDSKITNGVSRADFDTFRSHVDDQFHQVNQRLDRVGAMGTALSQMSMNTSGLSGENRVGVGAGNYGGQSAVAVGYQRAFHQNRASVSIGASSSGSESTVGVGAGISW from the coding sequence ATGAACCGCATTTCGACTTCCCGCGTGCGCCCCGTGCTGGGCGCCCGGCGCACGCTTGTTGCCGCTGTTGTGCTCGCCCTGGCCTGCGGCAGCGTGCAGGCTGCCGCACCCCTGACCACCGCACCGCGTCTGGGCCCCTCACAGCGCGTGCTTTCCGCCGCCGATGTCACGACCTCGGGTTACTTCGCCTCCAACGGCGCAGGCGATGGTAGTGATGACGCCTACGCAGACGGTTACCACAGCGTGGCGGTGGGCGCGAACGCGCTGGCCAGTAGCGACGACGCCACGGCGATCGGTTCGGGCGCGGTGGCGTTCGACACCGGTAGCACGGCTGTGGGCACCGGCGCCATTGCGCAGGGTGCGGGTAGCCTCGCGCTCGGTCAGTCCGCGAACACCGCCGGTGACTATGCCAGCGCCATCGGTTTCGGCGCTTCGGCGTCGGGCACCAATGCGATGGCCATGGGCACGGGCGCCACGGCGGGTAACGCCGGCACCATCGCCATCGGCGGCGTGGCCGTGGATAGCGGCGGTACGCCGATCAGCGACCAGGTGACCACGGCCGCGGGTAACCTCGCGATGGCGTTTGGCGCGAGCGCCCAGGCCCAGGGCGACGAAGCCGTGGCGATTGGCGCGTTGTCCGGCAGCTATGGCTTCGGTTCGCTCTCGGTGGGTAGTGAAGCCGCCGCCATGGCGGACAACGCGACCGCGATCGGCACGGCGGCGAGCGCCACGGGCGAAAGCTCCACCGCCATCGGTGGTCCGTCGCAGATCTTCCCGGGCCTGTATGACCTCACCCAGGCCACCGGTTTTGAATCGACGGCGATTGGTGCGGCGGCCATGGCCCTGAACGACGGCGCCACGGCAATCGGCGGCCATTCGCGTGCGGAAGGCAACGCGAGTATTGCCATCGGTACCTACTCGTACGCACAGGAAGCGAACAATACGGCGATCGGCTACAACGCCGCCGCCACGGGTGTGAACTCCATCGCGATTGGTGGTGATGACCGTTCGTCGACCTGGGCTTACGGCACCAACAGCGTCGCCATCGGTGACCTGGCCATGGCCAAGGGCGATGAATCCGTCGCGCTCGGCCACTTCGCCAGCGTGGGCTTCGATGGCGCCAACAGCGTCGCGCTGGGCATGAACTCGGCCACGGACGAAGTCGGCGTGGTGACGGTGGGTAGCGACGGCACGATGACCAATCGCTATGGCGAGAAGATCCCGGCCTTTACCCGTCGCATCACCAACGTGGGTGCGGGCGTCGGCGCGACCGATGCCGTGAACGTCGGCCAGCTCGAAGCGGCGATCGGCCAGGTGAGTGTGGGGGATTCGGCGGTGAACGCGGCCTTCGCCAGCGCCTTCGGTGGTGGTGCGCAGATGGGCCTTACCGGCTTCGTGCCGCCTGCGTACGCGATCCAGGGGACGAGCTACAGCAACGCGGGCGATGCGTTTGCTGCCGTGGATGGCGTGCTCGACAGTGCACTGCGCGGGATCGCGGATATCCGCAACCAGATGGGCAGCCTGCCGGGCGGCGGCTCGCCGGGCTCGGGCCCGCAGGTGCCCTCGGGCAGCGGTAACGGCCTTGCGGTGGGCGATAACAGCATGGCCACGGATCCCCGCGACACGGCTGTGGGTCACCACGCGACGATCGGCGCTGACGGCAGCGTCGCGGTGGGCAGTAATGCCACGGTGTCCGCTGCCGCCACCAATGCGGTGGCCGTCGGTGCGGATACTTCCGTGACCGCTGCCTCGGCCACGGCGATCGGGCAGGGCGCATCGGCGACGGCACAGAACAGCGTCGCGCTCGGCGCCGGCTCCGTCGCCGACCAGGCGAACACGGTGTCGGTGGGTGCCGCCGGCAACCAGCGCCGGGTGGTAAACGTCGCCGCGGGCACGGCGCCGACCGATGCGGCCAATGTCAGCCAGGTGGACCAGGCGCTGGCTACGGCCAAGTCGTACGCCGATACCGGTGATCAGCAGACCCTGGCGCGGGCCAACGCGTACACCGACAGCAAGATCACCAACGGCGTCAGCCGGGCCGACTTCGACACCTTCCGCAGCCATGTCGACGACCAGTTCCACCAGGTGAACCAACGCCTCGACCGCGTCGGCGCCATGGGCACGGCGCTGTCGCAGATGAGCATGAATACGTCGGGGCTTTCCGGCGAGAACCGCGTCGGCGTGGGTGCCGGGAACTACGGCGGGCAGTCAGCCGTGGCCGTGGGGTACCAGCGGGCGTTCCATCAGAACCGGGCTAGCGTTTCGATTGGGGCGTCGAGCTCTGGGTCGGAGAGTACGGTGGGGGTGGGTGCGGGTATTAGCTGGTGA